The nucleotide window GTATTTGGAATCTTTTTCCTTCTTCTCTAGCAATTTCTCCCCAAGAAGCTTTTTTTTCCGCCATCTTTTTTAGTTTCTCTGATCCTTTTGTTTTATAGAATCTAGCGTTTCCTAGCAGGCTTGGTGCGACAATACTGTCTTCGAACCCTGTTTTTTTGTTTGCTAAAAGGTTTTTAGCGTTTACGTGGTAGTCCGATTCTCTGCTAACTAGGAAGCGGGTTCCAATGTAAACTGCTTGAACTCCCATTGCCATTAAGGAGGTTATTTGAGAGCCATGGAAAACACCACCTCCTGCTGTAACGGGAACACCTAAATCCATTTGCATAACCCCTGCTACGAGTGGAAAAGTATTGATTGGATAATGGGAGATATGCCCTCCTGCTTCATAACCGGTTACGTTAACAACGTCTACACCTGACTCTACAGCTTTTTTTGCATGGTATGGTAAAGCACAGGTGTGTAAATGTAGTAAACCAGCTTCATGTATTTTTTCAGTGTATTTTGGAGGTCCTGCAGAAGTTAAAATCCCTTTACATTGATTGGCAAACTCTTCATCATCTAAAGCTCTTTGAATTAAAGCTTCCAATAGTACTGGAGCATCAACCTGCTTTTCATGCACCCGTATATTAACAATGAAAGACCCATCGGTCTTTTTCAAAACAGTATCAATAATTGAGTGTTGACGTTCAACTAAGTCATTAATTAAATCATCACTCCACTCTCCAGCAGTGATTTTATCCATAACTTCAATAGCCCCTCTACTAGAGGTCGCAACCGGGTGTTGAACATGACCCAGAGCACCAGCATCAGCTATCTCTGCTGTCAACTCGGCCATACTCCATTTTGTACCACCCATCGCAGCTTGAATCAATGGATATTTGACGTCAAACATCCTACAGATTTCAGTACGGAAAAAACTGGGTAAATCGTTTTTCATTTTCTATACATCAAAATTACACTCTATAAATTAAAAATTATCGATTATTAACTTTTGTGAGAGTTTGAGAGATCAGTAAGTCCCCCCCTATTTAGTAGTAAGATGTCACTAACAACTATAAATCCCATACAAAATCCCAGTTAATAACCTAAGAAAGGGACTTCAAACCATAGATAGTTATATTTTAGTTAGGAAGTTTTTTATTATTTTTTTTGATGTGTTTTGGTTGGGTTTTGGTTTTTTTGGTGTGTTTGTTAGTGTATTTTGATGTCTATTGCTATGTTTTGGGTTCCTGGGGAGTATGATCTTATGTTTCTTTTGTTGAGTATTTTGAGGTTTAGTCCTCTTTGGTGTACTTTTTTTGTTATTTTTTGTATTGGTTTTTGGTATAGGTTTTCTTTTTTTGTTATGTCGTAGTAGTGGATTATTCCTTTGTCTTTGTGGAGGAGGTCGATTGCTTCGTCTAGGAATTCTATTGATTTGAATGGGAGGTTCATTATTGTTCTGTCGCTTGTGCCTTTGTACATTTTGGCTATGTTTTTTATGTCGCCTTCGATTGTTTCGATTTTTTGTGTTACGTTGTTCATTTCTGCGTTTGTTTGTAGGTATTTTATTGCTTCTGTGTTTTTGTCTACTGCGTATACTTTCTGGCATTCGGTTTTTTTGGCTATTAGTATTGAGAAGGGGCCTATGCCTGCGAACATGTCGAATACTATTTCGTTGGGTTTTATTTGGTTTGTTATTATTTCTCGTTCTCTTGCTAGTCTGGGGGTGAAGAATACTTTGTTTATGTCTAGTAGGTATTTTATTCCATGTTCTTTGTGTATGGTTTCTGTTTTTGGGGTGCCTGTTATTAGTTGGTGTTCTCTTGTTCTGTATTCGCCTTGTACGTTTGTTTTTGGTTTGTATATGGAGGTTAGGTTTGAGTGTACTTTCATTAATGCTTTTCCGATTAGTTCTTGTTTGGCGGTGAGTTCTGGGGGGATTTCTATTATTGCTATGTCTCCTATTATGTCGAATGAGGAGGGGACTTTGTTTAGTTCTTTTTTTGTTAGGTGGGGTTTTAGGTAGTCGTTGAGGTTGTTGTATCCGGTTTTTCTTTCTTTGAGTTTGGTTTTTGTTATCTCGATTTTGTTGAGGTTTTGTTTTAGTTTTTTTAGTTGGTTTTGGTTTGGTTTTTTTGTTGGTATGTATAGGTGGTTTTTTGTTTTTTTGATTTTGTAGTCTCGGTTGAGTAGGTCTAGTTTTTGGAGTAGGTTTCTTGTTTTTTCTCCTTGTTTTTTCTCGACTTTGATTGTGTATGGCATTTCTAGCAAGAAATATGTCGTAGTAGTTGTTAAATTGTAGTGTTATGTCGCTTGTTTTTATTGGATTAGGGTTGTTTGATGTTAGGGATATTACGGTTAAGGGTTTGGAGAGGGCTAGGGAGTGTGACTGTCTTTTTGCTGAGTTTTATACTTCTAGGTTGATGGGTTCTGATGTTGGTGAGATTGAGGAGTTGGTTGGTATGGATGTACGTGTTTTGGATAGGGATGAGGTTGAGGGTTCTGATTTGATTTTGGATATGGCTGAGGACTGTGATGTTGGTTTTTTTGTTGGTGGGGATAGTATGATTGCTACTACTCATAATGATATTCGTTTGAGGGCTTTGGAGCGTGGTATTGATACTGAGGTTGTTCATGCTCCATCTATTTATACTGCGGCTCCAGGGCTTGCTGGTTTACAGAATTATAAGTTTGGTAGGTCTGCGACGA belongs to Methanonatronarchaeum sp. AMET-Sl and includes:
- a CDS encoding nitronate monooxygenase, with the translated sequence MKNDLPSFFRTEICRMFDVKYPLIQAAMGGTKWSMAELTAEIADAGALGHVQHPVATSSRGAIEVMDKITAGEWSDDLINDLVERQHSIIDTVLKKTDGSFIVNIRVHEKQVDAPVLLEALIQRALDDEEFANQCKGILTSAGPPKYTEKIHEAGLLHLHTCALPYHAKKAVESGVDVVNVTGYEAGGHISHYPINTFPLVAGVMQMDLGVPVTAGGGVFHGSQITSLMAMGVQAVYIGTRFLVSRESDYHVNAKNLLANKKTGFEDSIVAPSLLGNARFYKTKGSEKLKKMAEKKASWGEIAREEGKRFQILDEEGNTEEAAIMAGQAIGGINEVIPVKKIIHNMMTEAKKSLEPTNP
- a CDS encoding class I SAM-dependent methyltransferase family protein; the protein is MPYTIKVEKKQGEKTRNLLQKLDLLNRDYKIKKTKNHLYIPTKKPNQNQLKKLKQNLNKIEITKTKLKERKTGYNNLNDYLKPHLTKKELNKVPSSFDIIGDIAIIEIPPELTAKQELIGKALMKVHSNLTSIYKPKTNVQGEYRTREHQLITGTPKTETIHKEHGIKYLLDINKVFFTPRLAREREIITNQIKPNEIVFDMFAGIGPFSILIAKKTECQKVYAVDKNTEAIKYLQTNAEMNNVTQKIETIEGDIKNIAKMYKGTSDRTIMNLPFKSIEFLDEAIDLLHKDKGIIHYYDITKKENLYQKPIQKITKKVHQRGLNLKILNKRNIRSYSPGTQNIAIDIKIH
- the dph5 gene encoding diphthine synthase; protein product: MSLVFIGLGLFDVRDITVKGLERARECDCLFAEFYTSRLMGSDVGEIEELVGMDVRVLDRDEVEGSDLILDMAEDCDVGFFVGGDSMIATTHNDIRLRALERGIDTEVVHAPSIYTAAPGLAGLQNYKFGRSATIAFPYKGNVPKSGYKAVRENRERGLHTLLFLDIKEDRFMSPVEGLECLLEVERLVGDGVVTDDLPVVVVGRAGSSSPEVRAGRVGELVDCEFGGPMHILIVPGDLHFLEEEALQMFGLD